From the genome of Rarobacter incanus, one region includes:
- a CDS encoding ABC transporter substrate-binding protein yields the protein MTRKWVRGVALAAAMVTSLGIAGCASGDTEQSAATQTTEAEVFSWWTEGSEKAGLDALVAVFNKQHPNVQFVNATVAGGAGSNATQVLAERLSEYDPPDSFQSHAGAAVVDYVKRGQIEDLSSLYDEWGLRDVFPADLISQLTVRDKIYSIPANIHRANMVWINPDVLKTAGLDPKATYSTTADWIKALEAIKKTGKTPLALGQSWTQVQLLETTLLADLGVKGYNGLWDGTTNWGGSQVRASLQNFQKLLELSNSNRDELEWPQALALLKDGKAGFNVMGDWAAAELENDGAKLGSDVLYSPVPGTAGVFDYLADSFTLPVGAPHPEGSKAWLETVGSLDGQVAFNKAKGSIPARTDADPSEFSEYQQGAIKDFKDNTIVSSLAHGAAAAPTELDAITAAVADFATQKTDLAAFQKALVAAAKG from the coding sequence ATGACAAGGAAATGGGTGCGCGGCGTAGCGCTCGCAGCAGCTATGGTCACATCGCTGGGGATCGCCGGGTGCGCGTCGGGCGATACCGAGCAGTCGGCGGCGACCCAGACCACCGAGGCGGAGGTGTTCTCTTGGTGGACTGAGGGTTCGGAGAAGGCGGGCCTCGACGCTCTTGTTGCCGTTTTCAATAAGCAGCACCCGAACGTGCAGTTCGTCAACGCAACCGTCGCCGGCGGTGCAGGATCCAACGCCACACAGGTGCTGGCCGAACGCCTCAGCGAGTATGACCCGCCGGACAGCTTCCAATCACACGCGGGCGCCGCGGTGGTCGATTACGTCAAGCGGGGACAGATCGAGGACCTGTCATCTCTTTACGACGAGTGGGGCCTGCGCGACGTATTCCCCGCCGATCTGATCAGCCAGCTGACGGTGCGGGACAAGATATATTCCATCCCGGCCAACATTCACCGGGCCAACATGGTGTGGATCAATCCCGATGTCCTCAAGACCGCCGGTTTAGACCCGAAAGCCACCTACTCCACGACCGCCGATTGGATCAAGGCGCTAGAGGCCATAAAGAAGACGGGCAAGACCCCGCTGGCGCTCGGACAGTCTTGGACTCAGGTGCAGTTGCTCGAAACGACATTGCTGGCCGACCTCGGGGTCAAGGGCTACAACGGCCTGTGGGACGGCACCACCAATTGGGGTGGTTCTCAGGTTAGGGCTTCGCTGCAAAACTTCCAAAAGCTCCTGGAGCTGTCCAATTCAAACCGGGACGAGCTGGAGTGGCCGCAGGCGCTTGCGCTCCTAAAGGACGGCAAGGCAGGATTCAACGTCATGGGCGACTGGGCTGCGGCCGAACTGGAAAATGATGGCGCGAAACTCGGCTCGGATGTGCTGTATTCGCCTGTCCCTGGCACAGCAGGAGTGTTCGACTACCTGGCTGACTCATTTACTCTTCCTGTCGGGGCGCCGCACCCGGAAGGTTCCAAAGCCTGGCTCGAGACGGTTGGCTCGCTTGACGGCCAGGTGGCCTTCAACAAGGCAAAGGGCTCGATCCCTGCCCGCACTGACGCCGATCCGTCGGAGTTTTCCGAGTATCAACAGGGCGCGATCAAGGACTTCAAGGACAACACCATCGTGTCGTCGCTGGCCCACGGGGCTGCTGCCGCGCCCACGGAGTTGGACGCGATAACGGCGGCCGTCGCCGACTTTGCAACGCAAAAGACGGATCTGGCAGCGTTCCAAAAGGCGCTGGTGGCGGCCGCAAAGGGCTAG